A part of Cryptococcus tetragattii IND107 chromosome 3, whole genome shotgun sequence genomic DNA contains:
- a CDS encoding enolase: MSVVTKVHARQIFDSRGNPTVEVDLYTEKGLFRAEVPSGASTGAHEAVELRDKGSDYMGKGVLKAVENVNKIIAPALIDSKLPVTSQKEIDDLLIKLDGTENKGKLGANAILGVSMAVSEAAAADKGVPLYAYLAQLAGVSEPYVLPVPAFNVINGGSHAGNALAFQEFMLLPTGASSFTEAMKMGSETYHTLKKVITKKYGIDAANVGDEGGFAPNVSGAEESLELLTEAIKQAGYTGKVQIGLDVASSEFFKDGKYDLDFKNPNSDSSKWLSGKELADLYHGYCEKYDICSIEDPFHEDDFDAWAAYNQTAKIQIVGDDLLVTNPRRIKMAIEKKACNALLLKINQIGTISESIQAVQLAQSNGWGVMTSHRSGETESTYIADLAVALRTGEIKTGAPCRSERMAKYNQLLRIEEQLQGKGIFAGGKGLSKGTTAPELMLS, from the exons ATGTCCGTCGTTACCAAGGTTCACGCTCGTCAG ATCTTCGACTCTCGAG GCAACCCCACTGTTGAGGTTGACCTGTACACCGAGAAGGGTCTCTTCCGCGCTGAGGTCCCCTCTGGTGCCTCTACCGGTGCCCACGAGGCTGTCGAGTTGAGGGACAAGGGTTCCGACTACATGGGCAAGG GTGTCCTCAAGGCCGTTGAGAATGTCAACAAGATTATTGCTCCCGCTCTTATTGACTCTAAGCTTCCCGTCACCTCccagaaggagattgacgACCTCCTCATTAAGCTCGACGGTACTGAGAACAAGGGCAAGCTCGGTGCCAACGCTATTCTCGGTGTCTCCATGGCCGTTTCTgaggctgctgccgctgaCAAG GGCGTCCCTCTCTATGCCTACCTCGCCCAGCTCGCCGGTGTGTCTGAGCCTTACGTCCTCCCCGTTCCTGCCTTCAACGTCATCAACGGTGGTTCCCACGCTGGTAAtgcccttgccttccaGGAGTTCATGCTCCTTCCCACTGGTGCTTCCAGCTTCACTGAGGCCATGAAGATGGGCTCTGAGACCTACCAcaccttgaagaaggtcatCACCAAGAAGTACGGTATTGACGCCGCCAACGTCGGTGACGAGGGTGGTTTCGCCCCCAATGTCTCCGGTGCTGAGGAGTCCCTCGAGCTCCTTACCGAGGCCATCAAGCAGGCTGGTTACACTGGCAAGGTCCAGATCGGTCTTGACGTTGCTTCCTCTGAATTCTTCAAAGACGGCAAGTACGACCTTGACTTCAAG AACCCCAACTCTGACTCTTCCAAGTGGCTTTCCGGTAAGGAGCTCGCCGACCTCTACCACGGCTACTGCGAGAAGTATGACATCTGCTCCATCGAGGACCCCTTCCACGAGGACGACTTTGACGCCTGGGCGGCCTACAACCAGACCGCCAAGATCCAGATTGTTGGTGACGATCTTTTGGTCACCAACCCTCGACGAATCAAGATGGCtatcgagaagaaggcctgTAACGCCCTCTTGCTCAAGATTAACCAGATCGGTACCATCTCTGAGTCTATCCAGGC CGTTCAGCTCGCTCAGTCTAACGGCTGGGGTGTCATGACTTCTCACCGATCCGGTGAGACCGAGTCTACCTACATTGCCGACCTTGCCGTTGCCCTCAGGACTGGTGAGATCAAGACTGGTGCTCCTTGCCGATCCGAGCGAATGGCCA AGTACAACCAGCTTCTCCGTATTGAGGAGCAGCTCCAGGGTAAGGGCATCTTTGCCGGCGGCAAGGGTCTCTCCAAGGGTACCACTGCTCCCGAGCTCATGCTCAGTTGA
- a CDS encoding ATP-dependent RNA helicase MRH4, mitochondrial, protein MLTGQALSRLPAIPPVALQYTLRPLHSSSVLAAGGKRPKQEPSYSRYPRRQQQNSQSRDGSRDRFEQPRASRFGLKSPRKSSFQSEPPRARPARSDSPSGSSTTVIPKGQHVPTSSRRLLPFSPPAAVTRPSHLFKLEPATIPPNLTPKSFNRDDGVTEEYINGLPVYPTPPTTLANEEQARPRTFDDFGLEEGLVKSLKALYGEDGKTTPIETLSFQHFTQPDIVAAPIGSQRVLLGAETGSGKTISYLIPLFHHLKRTDPGPSVTSSFSPNSEDTLHPRSIILSPTHELTRQSTQFAKLLTHSTKLSVHGMSSTVSGGVGEKRGSVDVLLGTVGSLRRMFGMTKSKEDEEKEDYIKGKRIWQDEQEKGMVEGDKVEWVVIDEADVLLGQEFYQDTISVLSRVKRANLILCTATLPPFLINLLTTNPFFTKQGPFTHLLSPGLHKLPPKLLTRFIRPSTTGNKHGDVAHQVRLTLAEDAKAAKAEGRDGEEPSKIVIFCNSDKKVEQVAGILGTKKIDCLAWTGAGDERLRGRNGSLNDFLQRPHLPGHEPAAPLPSLEPKETKPLFQDKKGTTPNVSELTRRRVLVTTSLLSRGLDFHPSVSSVFLVQPPRDVLDFVHRAGRAGRAGRPGRVVVFGLDEGGTLGEGAKSNKSGKGQGQGSLKKDGKTALGDRLKDVLGKREVVGAMGKRVRT, encoded by the exons ATGCTCACAGGACAGGCATTATCCCGGCTCCCAGCCATCCCACCAGTCGCTCTCCAGTACACTCTCCGAcctctccattcttcaagCGTGCTCGCAGCTGGCGGCAAGCGTCCGAAACAAGAGCCTTCATATTCTCGATATCCTCGCAGACAACAGCAAAATTCACAATCAAGAGATGGTAGTCGGGATCGTTTTGAACAGCCTAGAGCAAGTCGCTTTGGGCTAAAGTCACCTAGAAAAAGTTCATTCCAAAGCGAGCCACCTCGAGCTCGTCCTGCAAGATCCGATTCACCCAGTGGCTCTTCTACAACAGTTATCCCCAAAGGTCAACATGTGCCCACCTCCTCTCGTCGTTTATTACCTTTCTCCCCTCCTGCTGCCGTAACCAGACCTTCTCACCTGTTCAAACTCGAACCTGCTACCATACCGCCCAATCTCACGCCCAAATCTTTTAACAGGGATGACGGCGTAACGGAGGAGTACATCAATGGTTTACCTGTTTACCCTACACCCCCAACGACGCTCGCAAATGAAGAACAAGCGCGTCCCCGAACGTTTGATGATTTTGGGTTAGAAGAGGGCTTGGTGAAGAGTTTAAAAGCGCTTTACGGTGAGGACGGGAAGACGACACCGATTGAAACGTTGAGTTTCCAACATTTCACCCAGCCGGATATCGTTGCTGCGCCTATTGGCTCTCAGCGAGTCCTCCTCGGCGCCGAAACAGGTAGCGGCAAGACCATATCTTATCTCATCCCCTTGTTCCACCACCTTAAACGTACCGACCCGGGACCGTCTGtcacttcatccttttcccccaATAGTGAAGATACGCTTCACCCGCGGTCAATCATTCTCTCCCCAACTCATGAACTTACCCGACAATCGACTCAATTCGCAAAACTTCTTACACATAGTACAAAACTTTCTGTCCACGGGATGAGCTCGACAGTGTCTGGTGGGGTGggtgagaagaggggaagtGTGGATGTTTTATTAGGGACTGTGGGAAGTTTGAGGCGGATGTTTGGGATGACGAAaagcaaggaagatgaggagaaggaggattatatcaagggaaagaggatatggCAAGATgagcaggagaaggggatggtggaaggtgataaGGTAGAATGGGTTGTGATAGATGAAGCGGACGTCTTGTTAG GACAAGAATTCTATCAAGACACAATCTCTGTTCTCTCACGGGTTAAACGGGCCAACCTTATCTTATGCACCGCCACTCTCCCTCCATTCTTGATTAACCTCCTCACCACCAatcctttcttcaccaaACAGGGACCTTTTACCCATTTGCTTTCTCCAGGTTTACATAAACTCCCTCCTAAGCTTCTCACTCGATTTATTCGTCCGTCGACAACCGGCAACAAACACGGCGACGTCGCGCATCAAGTTCGACTTACGTTAGCCGAGGATGCAAAAGCCGCCAAAGCtgagggaagggatggcGAGGAACCGAGTAAAATTGTGATTTTCTGCAATTCTGATAAAAAGGTGGAGCAGGTTGCTGGGATTCTCGGaacaaagaagattgaTTGTCTCGCATGGACTGGGGCTGGCGATGAACGCCTGAGAGGTCGGAATGGGTCTTTGAACGATTTCCTACAAAGACCTCATCTCCCAGGTCATGAACCTGCCGCTCCTCTCCCGAGCTTGGAACCCAAGGAAACCAAGCCACTTTTCCAGGATAAAAAAGGTACCACCCCAAACGTCTCCGAGCTTACGCGCCGTCGTGTGCTCGTAACGACATCTCTCCTCTCACGAGGATTGGATTTCCACCCGTCCGTGTCATCAGTGTTCCTTGTACAGCCACCAAGGGATGTATTGGATTTCGTCCACCGTGCGGGTAGGGCAGGCCGGGCAGGCAGACCGGGGAGAGTGGTGGTCTTTGGGCTCGATGAGGGAGGTACGCTGGGTGAAGGAGCGAAGAGTAATAAGAGTGGGAAgggacaaggacaaggatcattgaaaaaggatgggaagacCGCGTTGGGCGATAGGTTGAAGGATGTGTTGGGCAAGAGAGAGGTGGTGGGTGcgatggggaagagggtgcGGACCTAG